The following proteins are encoded in a genomic region of Palaemon carinicauda isolate YSFRI2023 chromosome 19, ASM3689809v2, whole genome shotgun sequence:
- the LOC137659009 gene encoding uncharacterized protein, whose product MKNKKAAGPDEPKPELYKTLANDSKCLEIMTKCLQNETEEKNKPEKWKKSKTKMIKKVKKPTVKDLRPIALTNASYKIFMALMKDEIEEHLERNMEMKETQAGFTKGGRVEDNIFILQYCVEESYKRKESLIVISIDFKKAYDSIKRKKNRNYERI is encoded by the coding sequence gaaaccagaattatataaaactttAGCTAATGACAGCAAATGTTTGGAAATAATGACAAAGTGCCTTCAAAATGAAACCGAGGAGAAGAACAAGCCCGAAAAGTGGAAAAAgtctaaaacaaaaatgataaaaaaggtaaagaaacccaCAGTAAAAGATCTAAGACCGATTGCCCTTACAAATgcctcatacaaaatatttatggccCTCATGAAAGATGAGATAGAAGAACACCTTGagagaaatatggagatgaaagaaacgcaagccgggttcacaaaaggaggaagagtagaagacaacatatttattttacaatactgtgtagaagaaagctacaaaaggaaggaaagtttaatagtaatttcaatagatttcaagaAAGCATATGACtcaataaagaggaaaaaaaatagaaattatgaaagaatatag